Proteins from a single region of Elusimicrobiota bacterium:
- a CDS encoding FGGY family carbohydrate kinase: MDHVLALDQGSSSTRVVAFDESGSSTALSQRPLRTLRPAPGFVEHDPEELARGAEEALDTVLTTFPAAAGVAALGLSAQRSTVVFWDARTGKAAGRAPSWQDGRAADMLVPLQDRQRETHERTGLYLTPYYSASKIRWMLDNDPDVRRLAEAGTLRIGPVTSWLLWRLSGGTVFAADPTTAQRTLLLDLRTMDWDPELLKLFGVPREFLPAVRPTTGELCVLERGGRRIPVLAALGDQQAAAVGQGASAEGAGVLNYGTGAFFLLHTGAKAHRVPGILTSVALQKKSGAPQFFLEGTVHAAGTAYEWLKRNFGLLSDVREADRLCRESTERIWSLQAIGGLGAPRWDYKTPTVLLGLSARTKPADVVRGATEAIAFLIADCVAAVRAAGLEPRTLNASGGVARNDYLLQFQADILQKPVSRLKEGEATALGAAYLAAEEAGLPWAGKLLESGVDREFKPRMSADDAKRLSQAWTLFVETQQKLGEDLRRLGVLS; the protein is encoded by the coding sequence ATGGACCACGTCCTCGCTCTCGATCAAGGTTCCTCCTCGACCCGCGTCGTCGCCTTCGACGAGAGCGGCTCGTCGACGGCCCTCTCCCAGCGTCCGCTGCGCACCCTCCGCCCGGCTCCCGGCTTCGTCGAGCACGACCCCGAGGAGCTCGCCCGCGGCGCCGAGGAGGCGCTCGACACGGTGCTCACGACCTTTCCGGCCGCCGCGGGCGTCGCCGCGCTCGGCCTCAGCGCCCAGCGCTCGACCGTCGTGTTCTGGGACGCGCGCACCGGGAAGGCGGCGGGCCGTGCCCCCTCTTGGCAGGACGGGCGGGCCGCCGACATGCTGGTTCCCCTGCAGGACCGCCAGCGCGAGACCCACGAGCGCACCGGCCTCTACCTGACCCCCTACTACTCGGCCTCGAAGATCCGCTGGATGCTCGACAACGACCCGGACGTCCGGCGCCTGGCCGAGGCGGGGACCCTCCGGATCGGCCCGGTCACGAGCTGGCTGCTCTGGCGCCTCTCGGGCGGGACGGTCTTCGCCGCCGACCCGACGACGGCGCAGCGCACCCTCCTCCTCGACCTGCGCACGATGGACTGGGACCCCGAGCTCCTGAAGCTCTTCGGCGTGCCCCGCGAGTTCCTCCCCGCCGTGCGTCCGACCACGGGCGAGCTCTGCGTCCTCGAGCGCGGCGGCCGCCGCATCCCCGTGCTCGCCGCCCTCGGCGACCAGCAGGCCGCCGCGGTCGGGCAGGGAGCCTCCGCGGAGGGCGCCGGCGTCCTCAACTACGGCACGGGCGCCTTCTTCCTGCTTCACACGGGCGCGAAGGCCCATCGCGTGCCGGGCATCCTGACCTCGGTCGCGCTCCAGAAGAAGAGCGGGGCCCCGCAGTTCTTCCTCGAAGGGACCGTCCATGCGGCCGGCACGGCCTATGAGTGGCTCAAGCGCAACTTCGGGCTCCTCTCCGACGTGCGCGAGGCCGACCGCCTCTGCCGCGAATCCACCGAGCGGATCTGGTCGCTGCAGGCCATCGGCGGGCTCGGCGCTCCGCGCTGGGACTACAAGACCCCGACGGTCCTGCTGGGCCTGAGCGCGCGCACGAAGCCCGCCGACGTCGTCCGCGGCGCCACCGAGGCCATCGCCTTCCTCATCGCCGACTGCGTCGCGGCGGTGCGGGCGGCCGGTCTGGAGCCGCGCACGCTCAACGCCTCCGGCGGCGTCGCGCGCAACGACTACCTCCTGCAGTTCCAGGCCGACATCCTTCAGAAGCCCGTCTCCCGCCTCAAGGAGGGCGAGGCGACCGCGCTCGGCGCCGCCTATCTCGCCGCCGAGGAGGCCGGCCTGCCGTGGGCGGGGAAGCTGCTCGAGTCGGGCGTGGACCGCGAGTTCAAGCCCCGCATGAGCGCCGACGACGCGAAGCGTCTTTCTCAGGCCTGGACGCTTTTCGTCGAGACCCAGCAGAAGCTCGGCGAGGACCTCCGCCGACTCGGCGTTCTCTCCTAG
- a CDS encoding phytochelatin synthase family protein gives MKTISRACLVAITGTSLLLAGALSAAAEPKYGPAGDPVAAPLSREHAYLSSSSGVSSDYWRLSPFYVPQYNEYSCSAAAAVAAFNALLSQGRERGDSDRNLTQAALLADPVNADWRDLLSPAGLKGRHGVTLEQLEAFLKRNLKPRGCRGCTVERREVSETGEETREAFRKALAAGENDPHDVLLVHFVQDELTKAPGGPFAHVSPVGGYDAATRRVLILDVDRDWYEPYWVPERRLVEAMARRTREFGCGGWIRLRAP, from the coding sequence ATGAAGACCATTTCCCGCGCGTGTCTCGTGGCCATTACCGGAACATCCCTTCTGCTGGCGGGGGCGCTCTCGGCCGCGGCCGAGCCCAAGTACGGTCCCGCCGGGGACCCGGTCGCGGCCCCGCTCTCCCGCGAGCACGCTTATCTCAGCTCGTCGAGCGGCGTCTCCTCGGACTACTGGCGGCTCAGCCCCTTCTATGTCCCGCAATACAACGAATACTCCTGCTCGGCGGCGGCGGCCGTCGCGGCCTTCAACGCGCTCCTGTCGCAGGGGCGAGAGCGCGGCGACTCCGACCGCAATCTGACGCAGGCGGCGCTCCTGGCCGACCCCGTCAACGCCGACTGGCGCGACCTGCTCTCTCCCGCGGGCCTCAAGGGCCGTCACGGGGTGACGCTCGAGCAGCTCGAGGCCTTCCTGAAGAGGAACCTCAAGCCGCGCGGCTGCCGCGGCTGCACGGTCGAGCGACGAGAGGTCTCCGAGACCGGCGAGGAGACCCGCGAGGCCTTCCGCAAGGCGCTCGCCGCCGGCGAGAACGACCCCCATGACGTGCTCCTCGTCCACTTCGTTCAGGACGAGCTGACGAAGGCCCCGGGCGGGCCCTTCGCGCACGTCTCTCCGGTCGGCGGCTACGACGCCGCCACGCGGCGAGTGCTCATCCTGGACGTCGACAGGGATTGGTATGAACCGTACTGGGTGCCGGAGAGGCGTCTGGTCGAGGCGATGGCCCGCCGCACGAGGGAATTCGGCTGCGGCGGCTGGATCCGGCTCCGCGCTCCCTGA
- the trxB gene encoding thioredoxin-disulfide reductase, translating into MENTETRKVVVIGSGSAGYTAAIYAARANLAPLIFGGVSMGGQLMITSDVENFPGFPEPVAGPELMERMMKQVQRLGVPIVQELVAKVDFSKRPFRLESTEGRVVLAETVVIGTGAEAKWLGIPSETRLRGKGVSACATCDGFFFKGKEIAVVGGGDTAMEEAHFLTHFASKVTLVHRRDAFRASKIMQKRVLEHPKCAVAWDSVVDDILGTEKVTGIRLKNVKTGKSTDLACQGVFMAIGHQPNTGIFKGQLELEESGYIKTDARARTSVKGVFAAGDCMDPRYRQAVVAAGTGCMAALEAERFLAGQED; encoded by the coding sequence ATGGAAAACACGGAAACGCGCAAGGTCGTCGTCATCGGCTCCGGCTCGGCCGGCTACACCGCCGCCATCTACGCCGCCCGGGCCAACCTCGCTCCCCTCATCTTCGGCGGCGTGAGCATGGGCGGCCAGCTCATGATCACCTCCGACGTCGAGAACTTCCCGGGCTTCCCCGAACCCGTCGCCGGACCCGAGCTCATGGAACGGATGATGAAGCAGGTCCAGCGCCTCGGCGTCCCCATCGTGCAGGAACTCGTCGCGAAGGTCGACTTCTCGAAGCGCCCCTTCCGGCTGGAATCCACCGAGGGCCGCGTCGTCCTCGCCGAGACCGTCGTCATCGGCACGGGCGCCGAGGCCAAGTGGCTGGGCATCCCCTCGGAGACGCGCCTGCGCGGCAAGGGCGTCTCCGCCTGCGCGACCTGCGACGGCTTCTTCTTCAAGGGCAAGGAGATCGCGGTCGTGGGCGGCGGAGACACCGCGATGGAGGAGGCCCACTTCCTCACCCACTTCGCCTCGAAGGTCACCCTCGTCCACCGCCGCGACGCCTTCCGCGCCTCGAAGATCATGCAGAAGCGCGTGCTCGAGCACCCCAAATGCGCGGTCGCCTGGGACAGCGTCGTCGACGACATCCTCGGGACCGAGAAGGTCACGGGGATCCGCCTCAAGAACGTGAAGACGGGGAAGTCGACGGACCTCGCGTGCCAGGGAGTCTTCATGGCCATCGGGCATCAGCCCAACACCGGGATCTTCAAGGGCCAGCTCGAGCTCGAGGAGAGCGGCTACATCAAGACCGACGCGCGCGCGCGCACGAGCGTGAAAGGCGTCTTCGCCGCCGGAGACTGCATGGACCCCCGCTACCGGCAGGCCGTCGTAGCCGCCGGGACGGGCTGCATGGCCGCGCTCGAAGCCGAGCGCTTCCTCGCAGGACAAGAGGACTGA
- a CDS encoding family 1 glycosylhydrolase, which yields MERFPHGFLWGASTAAYQVEGDNERSAFTAWERSEGWEPCGRAADSWRLWPEDLRCLRALNLGAYRFSVEWSRVMPAPGVFDDAVLARYARMAEDCVRAGVRPIVCLHHFSEPGWLFREVPEGWRSPRVLEHFLPFVERTVRALGPSVRDWLTFNEPMVGLLAGYAMGRFPPGRRRYLGLSSLFERELLPNVARAHREARALIAGLAPLARVGLAQNVADVEPATPSPGDVEAARVFDRFMHTDLLARVRGELDFIGVNYYTRILVSKARLPFFPLGVVPGYAELESALGPGLFRLLGGRRGTRPRTDMGWEIAPEGLGRVVSRLWREFRLPLIVTENGVADASGVARKDYIHRHLESLLGAIGDGAKVEGYLHWSLMDNYEWGSYAPKFGLYRVDRTNFARTLAPGAEYYARVARSNSL from the coding sequence ATGGAACGCTTCCCGCACGGCTTCCTCTGGGGCGCCTCGACCGCCGCCTATCAGGTCGAGGGCGACAACGAGCGCTCCGCCTTCACGGCCTGGGAGCGCTCAGAGGGCTGGGAGCCCTGCGGCCGCGCGGCGGACTCCTGGCGGCTCTGGCCCGAGGACCTGCGCTGCCTGCGCGCTCTCAACCTGGGCGCCTACCGCTTCTCCGTCGAATGGTCGCGCGTCATGCCCGCGCCCGGCGTCTTCGACGACGCGGTCCTCGCGCGCTACGCGAGGATGGCCGAGGACTGCGTCCGCGCCGGCGTGCGTCCCATCGTCTGCCTCCACCACTTCTCCGAGCCGGGCTGGCTCTTCAGAGAGGTCCCCGAAGGGTGGCGCTCTCCGCGGGTCCTCGAGCACTTCCTCCCCTTCGTCGAGCGCACGGTCCGGGCCCTCGGGCCTTCCGTCCGGGATTGGCTCACCTTCAACGAGCCGATGGTCGGTCTGCTGGCGGGCTACGCGATGGGCCGCTTCCCCCCAGGACGCCGCCGGTATCTCGGGCTCTCCTCGCTCTTCGAACGCGAGCTCCTCCCCAACGTCGCCCGAGCCCACCGCGAGGCGCGCGCGCTCATCGCCGGTCTCGCGCCGCTCGCGCGCGTCGGGCTGGCGCAGAACGTGGCCGACGTCGAGCCGGCGACGCCCTCGCCCGGCGACGTCGAGGCCGCGCGCGTCTTCGACCGCTTCATGCACACCGATCTGCTCGCGCGCGTGCGCGGCGAGCTCGACTTCATCGGCGTGAACTACTACACGCGCATCCTCGTCTCGAAGGCGCGCCTGCCGTTCTTCCCTTTGGGCGTCGTCCCGGGCTACGCGGAGCTCGAGTCGGCGCTGGGTCCCGGGCTCTTCCGCCTGCTCGGCGGACGGCGCGGCACCCGGCCTCGCACCGACATGGGCTGGGAGATCGCCCCGGAGGGTCTCGGGCGCGTCGTCTCCCGGCTCTGGCGGGAGTTCCGGCTCCCGCTCATCGTCACGGAGAACGGGGTCGCCGACGCCTCCGGCGTCGCGCGCAAGGACTACATCCACCGCCACCTCGAGTCCCTGCTCGGGGCCATCGGCGACGGCGCGAAGGTGGAGGGCTACCTCCACTGGTCCCTGATGGACAACTACGAGTGGGGCTCCTACGCGCCGAAGTTCGGCCTCTACCGCGTGGACCGCACGAACTTCGCCCGCACGCTCGCCCCGGGCGCCGAGTACTACGCCCGCGTCGCGCGCAGTAATTCCCTCTGA
- a CDS encoding 6-carboxytetrahydropterin synthase: protein MFAVTKLIHFCYGHRLLDYQGKCRNLHGHNAVVEVTLEKPSLDSRGMAVDFEDIKAVLKLWIDAELDHRMILSAQDPLLPVLKQHDQAVVAFPGNPTAEALAKHIHEYARSRGLPVASVKFWETPSCCASYRP from the coding sequence ATGTTCGCCGTCACCAAGCTCATCCACTTCTGCTACGGCCACCGCCTGCTCGACTACCAGGGCAAGTGCCGGAACCTGCACGGGCACAACGCGGTCGTCGAGGTGACGCTCGAGAAGCCCTCGCTGGACTCGCGCGGGATGGCGGTGGACTTCGAGGACATCAAGGCCGTGCTGAAGCTCTGGATCGACGCGGAGCTCGACCACCGCATGATCCTCAGCGCCCAGGACCCGCTCCTTCCCGTGCTCAAGCAGCACGACCAGGCCGTCGTGGCGTTCCCCGGGAACCCCACCGCCGAGGCGCTGGCCAAGCATATCCACGAGTACGCCCGCAGCCGCGGCCTCCCCGTCGCTTCCGTCAAGTTCTGGGAGACGCCGAGCTGCTGCGCCTCCTACCGTCCATAA
- a CDS encoding glycoside hydrolase family 15 protein, translating to MKAALPALLLAPLLLSGCSLLQPKLKPFPDEKLEAWIEAQRELSLERLLRNVSPKGRVDKVFDTVHVAPDRWDGVKAAARAPEGRIRLEGGRLRQSILPKPGAVAAAPAGNPPEPDYFFHWVRDSAVVMYGLAELQAAGAQPEDAGVSTRIDEFVRFSRELQLAPSPEGLGEVRCNADGTPDFLKWSRPQYDGPALRALALMRYERLRRAPPPPELAEALRETIRTDLDFIAEHWRDPGFDLWEEYKGRDYYARSVQGAALAEGARRALAAKDPERAKTYADAAAMITDSLDEHWLPEKGHYGFALGPRVYWDGRTREKPGENLDSAVLLAALHGRRPEGRHSILDDRVLATATAAEDLFASIYTMNARRAPDEGVALGRYQGDEYFGGNAFVFITLGYAELHYRLARLLADRYGYSATERSRPFLERALRRAGRVRPLTAGRDVLAHSAERRALLTGLLLRGDDLLRAVRRVTPPSGALAEQIDQTSGEAASSRDLSWSQSSFLSAVEARREAMKVLLPQLR from the coding sequence ATGAAGGCCGCGCTCCCCGCGCTCCTGCTCGCTCCCCTTCTGCTCTCGGGCTGCTCCCTGCTCCAGCCGAAGCTCAAGCCCTTCCCCGACGAGAAGCTCGAGGCGTGGATCGAGGCCCAGCGGGAGCTCTCGCTCGAGCGCCTGCTGCGCAACGTCTCGCCGAAGGGCCGCGTCGACAAGGTCTTCGACACCGTCCACGTCGCGCCGGACCGCTGGGACGGGGTGAAGGCGGCCGCACGCGCGCCGGAAGGGCGCATCCGGCTCGAGGGGGGACGACTGCGCCAGAGCATCCTGCCCAAGCCCGGCGCCGTCGCGGCGGCTCCCGCGGGGAACCCTCCCGAGCCGGACTACTTCTTCCACTGGGTCCGCGACTCCGCGGTCGTCATGTACGGCCTCGCCGAGCTCCAGGCCGCCGGCGCGCAGCCGGAGGACGCGGGCGTCTCGACGAGAATCGACGAGTTCGTACGCTTCAGCCGCGAGCTGCAGCTCGCGCCGTCGCCGGAAGGGCTCGGGGAGGTCCGCTGCAACGCCGACGGGACGCCGGACTTCCTGAAGTGGTCGCGTCCGCAATACGACGGCCCGGCGCTGCGCGCGCTGGCGCTGATGCGCTACGAGCGGCTGCGCCGTGCGCCGCCGCCCCCGGAGCTCGCCGAGGCGCTGCGCGAGACGATCCGCACCGACCTCGACTTCATCGCGGAGCACTGGCGCGACCCCGGCTTCGACCTCTGGGAGGAGTACAAGGGGCGCGACTACTACGCCCGCTCGGTGCAGGGCGCGGCGCTCGCCGAGGGAGCCCGACGGGCCCTCGCCGCGAAAGACCCCGAGCGCGCGAAGACCTACGCCGACGCCGCCGCCATGATCACGGACTCCCTGGACGAGCACTGGCTCCCCGAGAAGGGCCACTACGGCTTCGCGCTCGGCCCGCGCGTCTACTGGGACGGCCGTACGAGGGAGAAGCCGGGGGAGAACCTCGACTCGGCCGTCCTCCTCGCCGCCCTGCACGGGCGCCGGCCCGAGGGGCGCCACTCGATCCTCGACGACCGCGTCCTCGCGACGGCGACGGCCGCGGAGGACCTCTTCGCTTCCATCTACACGATGAACGCCCGCCGCGCCCCCGACGAGGGCGTCGCCCTGGGCCGCTACCAGGGCGACGAGTACTTCGGAGGCAACGCCTTCGTCTTCATCACCCTCGGCTACGCCGAGCTCCACTACCGCCTCGCGCGCCTCCTCGCCGACCGCTACGGCTACTCCGCGACGGAGCGGAGCCGTCCTTTCCTGGAACGGGCCCTGCGGCGCGCGGGCCGGGTCCGGCCGCTCACGGCGGGCCGCGACGTGCTCGCGCACTCCGCCGAGCGCCGCGCGCTTCTGACCGGGCTGCTCCTGCGCGGCGACGACCTTCTGCGCGCGGTCCGACGGGTGACCCCGCCCTCGGGTGCGCTCGCCGAACAGATCGATCAGACCTCGGGGGAGGCCGCATCGAGCCGCGACCTCTCCTGGAGCCAGTCCTCGTTCCTGTCGGCCGTCGAGGCCCGCAGAGAGGCGATGAAGGTCCTCCTCCCGCAGCTCCGCTGA
- a CDS encoding SDR family oxidoreductase, whose protein sequence is MELRGAVALVTGAGRRVGRRIALRLAEHGADVAVHYRSSRRDAEALARELRALGVDAEALRADLARPADCERLARTAVRRFGRVDVLVNSASIYAPSRFGKTRPAEWDAYQAVNLRAPFLLAQALGPRMKRLGGGKIVNIADGSGLRPNAGFMPYCVSKAGLLALNAALAKALAPEVQVNAVLPGPVLMPAGSRPRRREKVLAATLLKRMGDPDDVARAVLYLLEADFVTGTALPVDGGRLAA, encoded by the coding sequence GTGGAGCTGAGGGGCGCCGTCGCGCTCGTGACCGGCGCCGGCCGCCGCGTCGGCCGCAGGATCGCCCTGCGCCTGGCCGAGCACGGCGCCGACGTCGCCGTCCATTACCGCTCCTCGCGCCGCGATGCCGAGGCCCTCGCCCGCGAGCTCCGCGCCCTCGGAGTCGACGCCGAGGCCCTGCGCGCCGACCTCGCCCGCCCCGCCGACTGCGAGCGCCTGGCTCGGACCGCGGTGCGCCGCTTCGGACGCGTGGACGTCCTGGTCAACAGCGCCTCGATCTACGCGCCGAGCCGCTTCGGGAAGACCCGCCCGGCCGAATGGGACGCCTACCAGGCGGTGAACCTGCGCGCGCCCTTCCTCCTCGCACAGGCGCTGGGGCCGCGCATGAAGCGTCTCGGCGGGGGAAAGATCGTGAACATCGCCGACGGTTCCGGGCTGCGGCCCAACGCCGGGTTCATGCCCTACTGCGTCTCGAAGGCGGGGCTGCTCGCGCTGAACGCGGCGCTCGCGAAGGCCCTGGCCCCGGAAGTCCAGGTCAACGCGGTGCTCCCGGGCCCCGTGCTCATGCCCGCGGGTTCGCGCCCCCGTCGACGCGAGAAGGTGCTCGCGGCGACGCTCCTCAAGCGCATGGGAGACCCCGACGACGTGGCGCGCGCCGTGCTCTATCTCCTCGAGGCGGACTTCGTCACGGGGACGGCCCTCCCCGTCGACGGCGGACGACTCGCCGCATGA
- the lipB gene encoding lipoyl(octanoyl) transferase LipB gives MKTSALPALRRALEIRELGTVDYLSALELQKSALRERAAGERPDTLFLLEHPPVYTRGTTARGQSAPELPHPLHDVQRGGDITYHGPGQLVGYAVVHLKERGLTIGRHLRMLEETLVRALARMGAEARALPGFTGVWVGEKKIASIGVGARAWVAYHGFALNVRTEMAPFRAVHPCRLEPETMTSLHALRPDATMEAARAAVRAAFCDVYGAGPWS, from the coding sequence ATGAAGACCTCCGCGCTCCCCGCGCTGCGCCGCGCCCTCGAGATCCGAGAGCTCGGGACCGTGGACTACCTCTCGGCGCTCGAGCTCCAGAAGAGCGCCCTGCGCGAACGCGCCGCCGGGGAGCGGCCCGACACGCTCTTCCTGCTCGAGCACCCTCCCGTCTACACGCGGGGAACGACCGCCCGCGGACAGAGCGCTCCCGAGCTGCCCCATCCGCTCCACGACGTCCAGCGGGGCGGGGACATCACCTACCACGGCCCCGGACAGCTCGTCGGCTACGCCGTCGTCCACCTCAAGGAGCGCGGACTCACCATCGGCCGCCACCTGCGCATGCTCGAGGAGACCCTCGTGCGGGCCCTCGCCCGCATGGGCGCCGAAGCCCGCGCCCTGCCCGGCTTCACCGGCGTCTGGGTCGGCGAGAAGAAGATCGCCTCCATCGGCGTCGGCGCGCGCGCCTGGGTCGCCTACCACGGCTTCGCGCTCAACGTGCGCACGGAGATGGCGCCCTTCCGGGCCGTCCACCCCTGCCGCCTCGAGCCGGAGACGATGACCTCCCTGCACGCCCTGCGGCCGGACGCGACGATGGAGGCCGCCCGCGCGGCCGTGCGCGCGGCCTTCTGCGACGTCTACGGAGCCGGACCGTGGAGCTGA
- the lpdA gene encoding dihydrolipoyl dehydrogenase yields MKETQVLVIGAGPGGYVCAIRLAQLGKKVVLAEKEKVGGVCLNVGCIPSKALIHGAGLVHKLRRGGALGIGASELTVDWGKTVAWKNAVVGGLTRGIGALLKANGVELVEGTARFTGPHTAEVTGGPAKEDLKFEQAVVLTGSRPLSLPGFDFDGSCVIGSTEALALQAPPASLAVIGGGVIGLEIGTVFAKLGTKVTVVEFMDGLLPGIEADLSAPVARSLQKLGCAVHLKSKALSWLEKDGVLELTVQTPEGEKTVSAEKILLSVGRRPNSDGIGLENAGVKTDAKGFIQVDERMRTSAEHIYAAGDVIGAPYLAHKASREGILAAHALAGKEVEAKGHIPWAVYTDPEVAYVGETEAAAKARGVELLIGRFPFSANGRAQTMREAEGFVKVLGDRADGRLLGVGIVGPDASDLIGEAALALRLKAAVADLANTVHPHPSLSEALGEAAEAALGHAVHMLPVRR; encoded by the coding sequence ATGAAGGAGACCCAGGTCCTCGTCATCGGAGCCGGCCCCGGCGGCTACGTCTGCGCCATCCGCCTCGCGCAGCTCGGGAAGAAGGTGGTCCTCGCCGAGAAAGAGAAGGTCGGCGGCGTCTGCCTCAACGTCGGCTGCATCCCCTCGAAGGCCCTCATCCACGGCGCCGGCCTCGTGCACAAGCTGCGCCGCGGCGGCGCGCTCGGGATCGGCGCCTCGGAGCTCACCGTCGACTGGGGAAAGACCGTGGCCTGGAAGAACGCGGTCGTCGGAGGCCTCACGCGCGGCATCGGGGCCCTGCTCAAGGCCAACGGCGTCGAGCTCGTCGAGGGCACCGCCCGCTTCACCGGTCCGCACACCGCCGAGGTCACCGGGGGCCCCGCGAAGGAGGACCTGAAGTTCGAGCAGGCCGTCGTCCTCACCGGCTCGCGCCCGCTCTCCCTGCCCGGCTTCGACTTCGACGGCTCCTGCGTGATCGGCTCCACGGAAGCCCTGGCGCTGCAGGCTCCGCCGGCGAGCCTGGCGGTCATCGGCGGCGGCGTCATCGGGCTCGAGATCGGCACGGTCTTCGCGAAGCTCGGGACGAAGGTGACGGTCGTCGAGTTCATGGACGGGCTCCTGCCGGGCATCGAGGCGGACCTGAGCGCCCCCGTCGCGCGCTCCCTCCAGAAGCTCGGCTGCGCGGTCCACCTGAAGAGCAAAGCCCTGAGCTGGCTCGAGAAGGACGGCGTCCTCGAGCTGACGGTGCAGACCCCCGAGGGGGAGAAGACCGTCTCGGCCGAGAAGATCCTCCTCAGCGTCGGCCGCCGCCCCAACAGCGACGGCATCGGCCTCGAGAACGCCGGCGTGAAGACCGACGCGAAGGGCTTCATCCAGGTCGACGAGCGCATGCGCACGAGCGCGGAGCACATCTACGCGGCCGGGGACGTCATCGGCGCGCCCTACCTCGCGCACAAGGCGTCGCGCGAGGGCATCCTCGCCGCGCACGCCCTCGCGGGCAAGGAGGTCGAGGCGAAGGGGCACATCCCGTGGGCGGTCTACACCGACCCCGAGGTCGCTTACGTCGGAGAGACCGAGGCCGCGGCGAAGGCGCGCGGCGTCGAGCTCCTGATCGGCCGCTTCCCGTTCTCCGCCAACGGCCGGGCGCAGACGATGCGCGAGGCCGAGGGCTTCGTGAAGGTGCTCGGCGACCGCGCCGACGGACGCCTGCTCGGCGTCGGCATCGTCGGACCCGACGCGAGCGACCTCATCGGCGAGGCGGCGCTCGCGCTGCGCCTGAAAGCCGCCGTCGCGGACCTGGCCAACACGGTGCACCCGCACCCGTCCCTCTCGGAAGCGCTCGGGGAGGCCGCCGAGGCCGCCCTCGGGCACGCCGTGCACATGCTCCCCGTCCGGCGATGA
- the lipA gene encoding lipoyl synthase produces MSPAPAQVPLAKLPPWMRVRLGSGDAFRTVKGLSSARGLHTVCSEARCPNAGECWSSGTATFMILGDSCTRTCRFCSVAAAARPAPPDPEEPRGLAESVAALGLRYAVVTTVCRDDLPDQGAAHAAACLRAVRTRCPDTRLEFLAQDFRGDEALLARVLAEGPDVLSHNLETVERLTPSVRDRRAGYALSLAVLRAARRLRPGVWTKSSLMLGLGETEEELLQAFADLLAAGVRVLTLGQYLRPTREPRHLPVVEFVPPARFEELGARARAMGFLHVASAPFVRSSYRAAELFMEKAAGTRSSEASS; encoded by the coding sequence TTGAGCCCGGCACCGGCGCAGGTCCCGCTGGCGAAATTACCGCCCTGGATGCGGGTGCGACTCGGCTCCGGAGACGCGTTCCGCACGGTGAAGGGACTCTCGTCCGCCCGGGGCCTGCACACCGTCTGCTCCGAGGCCCGCTGCCCGAACGCCGGCGAGTGCTGGTCCTCCGGGACCGCGACCTTCATGATCCTCGGCGACTCCTGCACCCGCACCTGCCGCTTCTGCTCGGTGGCCGCGGCCGCCCGCCCCGCGCCGCCCGACCCCGAGGAACCGCGCGGTCTCGCGGAGAGCGTCGCCGCCCTGGGTCTGCGCTACGCGGTGGTCACCACCGTCTGCCGCGACGACCTCCCCGACCAGGGCGCCGCGCACGCCGCGGCCTGCCTGCGCGCCGTGCGCACGCGCTGCCCGGACACGCGCCTCGAGTTCCTCGCCCAGGACTTCCGCGGCGACGAAGCGCTCCTCGCCCGCGTCCTCGCCGAGGGGCCGGACGTGCTCTCCCACAACCTCGAGACCGTGGAGCGCCTGACCCCGTCGGTGCGCGACCGGCGCGCGGGCTACGCGCTCTCCCTCGCCGTCCTGCGCGCCGCCCGGCGACTGCGGCCGGGGGTCTGGACGAAGTCCTCCCTCATGCTCGGTCTCGGCGAGACCGAGGAGGAGCTTCTGCAGGCCTTCGCGGACCTCCTTGCGGCCGGGGTCCGGGTCCTCACCCTCGGGCAGTACCTGCGCCCGACGCGCGAGCCGCGCCACCTTCCCGTCGTCGAGTTCGTCCCGCCCGCGCGCTTCGAGGAGCTCGGCGCGCGCGCCCGCGCGATGGGCTTCCTCCACGTCGCCTCGGCCCCGTTCGTGCGCAGCTCGTACCGCGCCGCCGAGCTCTTCATGGAGAAGGCCGCAGGAACCCGCTCTTCGGAGGCATCCTCATGA